The Bacteroidia bacterium sequence TATTTTAATCCAATTGGTTCGCATCAATCAGCTTTTATCGGAGAGTTGCCTATAGGTGTTCCTAATAATCTGGTTCCTTTTATTACTCAGACTGCTGCTGGAATTAGAGAACAGCTTAAGGTTTTTGGTGATGATTATAACACTCAGGATGGGACTTGTATTAGAGATTACATAAATGTTGTTGACCTTGCTAAAGCACATGTAGTTTCTGTTGACAGATTAATTAATAATAAATCGAAAGAGCATTTTGAGATATTTAATTTAGGCACAGGTAAAGGATATTCAGTATTAGATACAATAAAATCTTTCGAAAAAGTATCTGGTAAAAAGCTTAATTATGTTATTGTTGATCGTCGCCCCGGAGATATAGAACAGGTTTGGGCTGACGTTACCAAGGCGAATGAGATATTAGGGTGGAAAACAGAAAAAAATCTTGATGAAACTATGCTTTCAGCATGGAATTGGGAAAAAAAATACCGTGGAATTAAAGAATAAATAAGGATGAAAAAAAACATTTTAATAACTGGTGGTGCCGGATTTATTGGCTCTCATGTGATAAGAAATTTTGTAAATAAATATCCTGATTACAATATTGTTAACTTTGATTTGTTAACTTATGCAGGTAATCTGGAAAATCTTACAGATGTTGATAGTAAAGAAAACTATACTTTTGTTAAAGGCGACATTTGTGACGATACACTTTTAACAACATTATTTGATAAATATAAATTTGATGGAGTTATTCATCTAGCAGCAGAATCACATGTTGATCGTTCTATTACTGACCCTATGTCATTTATCAGAACAAATATTGTAGGAACCGTAACATTATTGAATGTGGCTCGAAATGCGTGGAAAGATAACTGGGAAGGACATCGTTTTTATCATATTAGTACTGATGAGGTATATGGTTCTCTTGGTAGTGAAGGATTTTTCTATGAAGATACACCTTACGATCCTCGTAGTCCGTATTCAGCATCAAAAGCAAGTAGCGATCATCTTGTAAGAGCATATAATCATACCTATGGTATGCCTGTTGTTATTTCAAATTGTTCAAATAATTACGGGCCAAATCAATTTCCCGAAAAATTACTACCACTGATTATTAATAATATTAAAAATAATAAACCTCTTCCTGTTTATGGAAAAGGAGAAAACATTCGAGACTGGCTTTATGTTGAAGATCATGCCCGTGCAATTGATTTAATTTTTCATCAGGGTAAAACAGGTGAGACATATAATATTGGTGGTGGTAACGAATGGACAAATATTAAATTGGTTAATAAGTTATGTGAAATAATGGATGGTAAATTACACAGAGAAGCCGGTACATCTGCTAAACTTATTACTTATGTAAAAGATCGTGCTGGTCATGATTTGCGTTATGCAATAGATTGTAAGAAACTAGAATCAGAATTAGGCTGGACTCCTACAGTTACTTTTGACGAGGGGTTAGAAAAAACTGTAAACTGGTATTTGGAAAATATTAACTGGATGCAAAATGTTTTATCTGGTGATTATGAAAAGTATTACCATAATCAATATCAAAAAAGATAGAGTAAATGATAAAAGGAGTTAAATACATTGTATTATTAATATTGTTATCGACATTTACAAAGCAAGTAAGTGCCGAGAGTATTTCTCCTTCTGATACTATATGGGTTGTTGTTCCTGATTCTATGCAGTGTGTTTCGATAGAGGATATTAAAGAATGGCCGCAATATGTAAAAATCGGAAAAAAGAATATTAAAAACCCGGTGTACGTTGTTGCTGAAGATGTTGTCGGTAAAGATAAAGCAACAGCAATAGTGTTAACATTACTTACAGGTCCCCTGGGTGGGCATAGACTTTATTTGGGAACAACTCCTATTGTGCCAGTTGTTTATGCCTGTACGCTTGGCGGTGGAATTGGGGTATTGCCATTTATTGATTTAGTTGTTATTTGTTTTTCAAAAGATATCAGTCGTTTTGAAAATAACGATAAAATATTTATGTGGGCAAAATAGACTCAATTAAGTTCTTGTTACAAAAAGTGTAATTGTAATAATTCAAAAAAAGTTTCGGACACATTATGCCCGAAACTTTAAAAAATATCTTTACTCTGTTTTTATAAACTTTAAAAATGAAGTATTGTTTTTACTGATTAGTTTTACAAAATAAACTCCTGGCGTATAGTTTCTCATATCAATTAATTGAAGGCTATTTCCAATAGTTAATGAGAGGTCTTTATTAAAAACAAGTTCACCAATGTTATTGTAAATATTAATAGAGATGTCGTTGTTATTATATGTTGTTATAGATAAATTGAAATTATCCTTTACCGGATTAGGAAATAAACTTAAATTAAAATCCGATTTTGAATTGTAAATGCCAGTATTTAATAATACTTCTACAGTGTCGATTATTGTACATCCATTTGCGTCTGTTGCTGTTACATGATATAGTCCGGCAACTAAATTTATTGCTGTAGCAGTAATCTGTGTTAATGGATCATCCCATATATAAGTATATGTTGGGATTCCTCCGGATACTACTATTGTTGCTGTTCCATTTCCTGTTCCGTTATCGTCATTTGAAGAAATTGTACTTATTAGTTGAGGAGGTTCATTAATTGTAACAAAAGTAACGGTATAACATGAATTAGCATCTGTAATAGTTACAATACAGCTTCCTGCACAAAGATTTGTTGAATTAGCCGTTATTTCGCCATTGCACCATAGATACGTATATGCGGGAGTTCCACCGGTTGCGTTCAGAGTTGCAGTGCCGTCGCAAAATCCATTGCAAGATACATTTGTTGTAACAACGTTTACAAATAATTGGGATGGCTGAGTAATGGTAACGCAGCCTGTGGCAGTACAAAAATTAGCGTCAGTAACTGTATAGCAATATACTCCTGCACATAATCCTGTCAATGGATTACTATTGGCAACATTACTCCATAAATACATATATGGTGCAGTACCTCCGGTTACATTCAGTGTTGCAGTTCCGTCACAAAGACCAAAACAGGAGACATTTGTTGATGTTACTGAAACATTAAGAGCTGCAGGTTGTGTAATTGTAACTGATGTTACTGCAGTGCATGCATTAGCATCAGTTATGGTAGCAAAATAATTGCCAGCACATAATCCGTTTATAGTACTTGTACTTAAATTAACATTATTAAAAGAGACGCCATTGCTCCAATTAATTGAATAAGGAGTTGTTCCGCCTATCATTGTAATTGTTGCTGTTCCATTACATGCTCCATTACACGTTACAGGTGTTTGTGATGTTACAGAAACAGTAAGTGCTGCGGGTTGTGTGATAATAACAGATGTAGTTGCTGTTGCTCCGTTAGCGTCAGTAACTGTTAATCCATAAGTTCCTGCACACATAGCAGATGGATTTGTTCCAACAGGACTCCAATTGTATAAATATGCCGGTACACCACCTGATGGTGTTACTGTTGCAGTTCCGTTACATAACCCGTTACATGTTACATTTGTATGTGTTGTGCTAATTGTTAGTAGTAATGGTTGTGAAATAACTGCACAGCCAGTTGCAGTACATCCTTGCGAGTCAGTAACTGTTACACAATATGTGCCTGCACATAAATTGGTTATTGTACTAGTTACAGCACCTATACTCCATAATAATGTATAGCCAGGAGTGCCACCTGATAGTGAGACAGTAGCTGTACCGGTACATTGTCCATTAATCAGAACATTTGTATGAGAAACGGAAACAGTAATTGCAGCTGGTTGAGAAATTGTTACTGAACCCGTGGCAGAACATCCGTTTGCATCAATTACAGTCGGACTATAGGTTCCAGGGCATAAATTTGTTATTGTTGGAGTGGTTGATAAATTACTCCACAAGTATGTTAAAGGCACAGTGCCTCCTGAAGCAGAAACAGTGGCAGTGCCATTACAAGCTCCATTACAAGTGATATTTGTACTGGAAATAGTTATGGTTGGATTTGCGTTAACCACTAAAGCAATAATACCTGAGGTAGCAGTACCGAATGTGTTTGTAACAACACATGTATAATTTCCGGTATTCGAAACTTGTGCAGAAGGAATAGTATAGGAACTTGAATTTGCACCTGTAATGTCAACTCCATTATATTTCCATTGATACAATAAAGTTGGGTCGCCTGTTGCTGTAATTGATAAAATCACAGTACTTCCCTGACAAACCGGAGAAATCGGTGATAGCGGTTGTATAGTTGGAGGAATTCCATAGTCAATGACTAACTGAGGAGGTGCATTAACCCATTCTCTGGGTCTGAAAACTATATTATCGTTAAAAATATTTCCAATCATCATACTGTCATTATCGTTAATGCTGACACCAGACATATTTGGAGCCATTGTTGGATCGTCAACATCTTTTAACATAACTGAGAAGAAAGTATGTGGTGCCTGAAAATCAACATTCAAATATGGTTTAATATCTATGGTCTCTGCCCATCCGGCGGTGGTTCCAAAACCGGATAACTGAACTGTTGTATCTGCCAGATATATCAATTGCCATAAAACTTTATTACTGTCTCCCTCAAGCCATGTTTGATTTGTATAATGTACAATTCTTAAATCGCCATCCCAGGATGGTGAAGTATTTGTTACAAATGCGCGAAGCTTAGTTGAAGTTATAACCGCATCGCTTGGAATAGATGTTATATTGAATTTAAGAAAAGAGTTTTTCCCCATTCCTCCGCCATAGGTTACAACATAACAATCTGAAACAGGATTTAATACAAGGGTATGTTGGGAATAACCCATTAGGGAAATTGTGATAACATACAGAAAGAGTAAGATTTTTTTCATAATTATTATAGTTAAGTTAGTTATATTGATACTCGTTGTTACTTTTATAAAATTGATTAGTATAAATAAAAAATATTTTATATAAAACAGTAAAATATTTTCGATCTCAGGTAAAAGACGAAAAGAATAAAATAGGGTTGCTATTTATAAATGTTTTTTGATGAAAGTACTTTTCTTGTTAAAGGAGAAATTACTTTATTCGCTAGCTGTGAAAAGAGAATATTATCGATGAACTATTTATTATCATCCGCATTCCATTCTGCGTAAGAAGTAGCTGTTTCGTATAATTTAATACTATATAATTTAATCTTTTCAGGGAGTAATTTTTTAATTCTTTCTGCAAAGTCAATTACCATATTTTCGCATGTTGGTTGGTATGGCATCAAAAAATGACGTTCAAACATTTGTCCGGTCTCAAGTAAAGGCTTATAGTTTGATTTTTCGCTAACCACTAATGAGTGATCCATATCAGTAACTATTACAGAATTAACAATCTTTTTTAAATCGCCAAAGTCCATTACCATGCCATATTTTACATCGTTTTCGTTAGAATTTGGTTCGCCAATAATTGTTACATATAAAATATAACTATGTCCGTGAATATTTTTACAAAGCCCATCATAATTCCAAAGAGCGTGAGCCATTTCAAACTTAAATTCTTTTGTAACTCTAACTAATGCCATGACAATGTTTTTTAATGAATAAAAACTAATTTTGACAAATTTTTATAAAGATATGAAATAAGCAATAAAAAATAGTCACATGAAAAAATTTAAATTATTGTTTTTAATTCTTGTTTTGTTTAATTCTATTACCCTTTTTTCTCAGCAACTCAATGTTGATTCAACCATTGCAAAACCACAAATTAAACAAAAATTGTTTGGAAATATTTTTACAGGATTTTATTATGGATTAAATGAAAATCTGTTACCTCGTCAGGCATTTGAAATTAGTACTGCTCTTTTAGGCTATCAGGTAGAAATTGATAATAAAGTAAAAGCTACATTAATTTATGATGTAACAAAAACTACAAGTGATATTTCAGTTAAAGATACTTCAAATAATTCTTTAGAAGTTAACTACTTTAAAGGAAGTGACTACACAGCATTTCTAAAACAGGCACAAATTGACTGGGCTTTTGCAAAAAACTTTGAATTTTCTGTAGGTCAGTTGTTAAATCAGCAATATTTAACATTGCAGGATAAGTTCTGGGGTTACAGGTATGTTGCTTATACTTTTCAGGAAAAATATAAATTTGGTTCTCCTGCTGATTTTGGTGCAAGAGTAACCTGGAGAAAACCAGATAAGCTTAATGTTAGTATTGGTGCGGTAAATGGTGACGGGGCGTTTTATAAACAAGATTCAAAGGGACTTCTGTTATATAATGTTAATGTGGAGTTTTTTCCTGTTAAAAATTTAACGTTAAAGTTTTTTTATGATATAAGTCCTGATGGGTATTTACCGGCAAGAATGGTATACTCTGGTTTTGTAGGTTATAAAACTGAAAAGTGGAGAGTAGGAGCTGAATATAATCAGCTTATTCATCCAAATTATTTAATGGATAAATATTATAGTGGAATGTCTGTTTATAGCGGTGTTAAAATTTATCAAAAACTTGAAGTTATTGCAAGATATGATTTTATTGAAAGATCGGCATTGTTAAAGGATAACAGCCAGTTTGCAATTTTAGGTTTACAGTACGAACCTGCAAAAAACTTTTTTATATCAGTAAATGGCAGAATGCTTAATCCTGCAGAGATTTATCAGATATACGTAAATTTTGGAATCAAATTTTAATTGATTGTGCACTTTGAAATACACTCAATAATTTCTGATAATCTATCGTGTTTTAAAAAATAGAAAGTGTTTTTTCCTTTTCGTTTTGAAGTAAGTACACCTTTACTTTTTAATATACCTAAATGATGAGATGTTGTAGATTGTTCTATGCTTAATAACTCATGTATCTCAGTTACGGTTAAAAGTTTTCCATCCTCTAATAATCCAAGTATTGCAATTCTCATTGGGTGTGCAATTGCTTTAAGCATTTCAGAAGCAGAGTTAAGTTGCTCAACGTTAAGGTATTTAACTTTAGTAGTCATATTGATTATATTATATTAGTAAGAATCCAATTATATAAATATGTATTACCTATAAATATGATAATTATCATACGCATAACTTGTTTTTCAGCACTTTTATGCTATTTTACTTATATGTTAACATATTTATAAAACTCGATATGTAAAGTTGAAACAAA is a genomic window containing:
- the rfbB gene encoding dTDP-glucose 4,6-dehydratase; this translates as MKKNILITGGAGFIGSHVIRNFVNKYPDYNIVNFDLLTYAGNLENLTDVDSKENYTFVKGDICDDTLLTTLFDKYKFDGVIHLAAESHVDRSITDPMSFIRTNIVGTVTLLNVARNAWKDNWEGHRFYHISTDEVYGSLGSEGFFYEDTPYDPRSPYSASKASSDHLVRAYNHTYGMPVVISNCSNNYGPNQFPEKLLPLIINNIKNNKPLPVYGKGENIRDWLYVEDHARAIDLIFHQGKTGETYNIGGGNEWTNIKLVNKLCEIMDGKLHREAGTSAKLITYVKDRAGHDLRYAIDCKKLESELGWTPTVTFDEGLEKTVNWYLENINWMQNVLSGDYEKYYHNQYQKR
- a CDS encoding TM2 domain-containing protein — encoded protein: MIKGVKYIVLLILLSTFTKQVSAESISPSDTIWVVVPDSMQCVSIEDIKEWPQYVKIGKKNIKNPVYVVAEDVVGKDKATAIVLTLLTGPLGGHRLYLGTTPIVPVVYACTLGGGIGVLPFIDLVVICFSKDISRFENNDKIFMWAK
- a CDS encoding T9SS type A sorting domain-containing protein, with protein sequence MKKILLFLYVITISLMGYSQHTLVLNPVSDCYVVTYGGGMGKNSFLKFNITSIPSDAVITSTKLRAFVTNTSPSWDGDLRIVHYTNQTWLEGDSNKVLWQLIYLADTTVQLSGFGTTAGWAETIDIKPYLNVDFQAPHTFFSVMLKDVDDPTMAPNMSGVSINDNDSMMIGNIFNDNIVFRPREWVNAPPQLVIDYGIPPTIQPLSPISPVCQGSTVILSITATGDPTLLYQWKYNGVDITGANSSSYTIPSAQVSNTGNYTCVVTNTFGTATSGIIALVVNANPTITISSTNITCNGACNGTATVSASGGTVPLTYLWSNLSTTPTITNLCPGTYSPTVIDANGCSATGSVTISQPAAITVSVSHTNVLINGQCTGTATVSLSGGTPGYTLLWSIGAVTSTITNLCAGTYCVTVTDSQGCTATGCAVISQPLLLTISTTHTNVTCNGLCNGTATVTPSGGVPAYLYNWSPVGTNPSAMCAGTYGLTVTDANGATATTSVIITQPAALTVSVTSQTPVTCNGACNGTATITMIGGTTPYSINWSNGVSFNNVNLSTSTINGLCAGNYFATITDANACTAVTSVTITQPAALNVSVTSTNVSCFGLCDGTATLNVTGGTAPYMYLWSNVANSNPLTGLCAGVYCYTVTDANFCTATGCVTITQPSQLFVNVVTTNVSCNGFCDGTATLNATGGTPAYTYLWCNGEITANSTNLCAGSCIVTITDANSCYTVTFVTINEPPQLISTISSNDDNGTGNGTATIVVSGGIPTYTYIWDDPLTQITATAINLVAGLYHVTATDANGCTIIDTVEVLLNTGIYNSKSDFNLSLFPNPVKDNFNLSITTYNNNDISINIYNNIGELVFNKDLSLTIGNSLQLIDMRNYTPGVYFVKLISKNNTSFLKFIKTE
- a CDS encoding 6-carboxytetrahydropterin synthase gives rise to the protein MALVRVTKEFKFEMAHALWNYDGLCKNIHGHSYILYVTIIGEPNSNENDVKYGMVMDFGDLKKIVNSVIVTDMDHSLVVSEKSNYKPLLETGQMFERHFLMPYQPTCENMVIDFAERIKKLLPEKIKLYSIKLYETATSYAEWNADDNK
- a CDS encoding helix-turn-helix transcriptional regulator; translation: MINMTTKVKYLNVEQLNSASEMLKAIAHPMRIAILGLLEDGKLLTVTEIHELLSIEQSTTSHHLGILKSKGVLTSKRKGKNTFYFLKHDRLSEIIECISKCTIN